The Exiguobacterium mexicanum genome includes a window with the following:
- the thrS gene encoding threonine--tRNA ligase → MIQLTFPDGAVKEFEAGITAEEVAGSISPGLRKKAIAAKIDGEMIDYRRPIEQDGKIELVMPDSEEGIDLMRHSSAHLMAQAIKRLYGEEGSIYLGIGPTIENGFYYDIEMDRRINEEDLPEIEKMMKRIVDENLDITREVVSRDEALERYKALGDPLKIELIEDIPSSETLTIYHQGEFFDLCRGPHVPSTSKLKVFKLMSVAGAYWRGDSDNKMLQRIYGTAFATKEQLAEHLRLLEEAKERDHRKLGKELDLFFVSQEVGQGLPMWLPKGASIRRTVERYIVDKELELGYQHVYTPVLGSVDLYKTSGHWDHYQDDMFPKMEMDNEELVLRPMNCPHHMTIYKHEPRSYRELPLRIAELGGMHRYEMSGALTGLQRVRYMVLNDGHTFVTPEQMKQEFKDIVHLIQEVYADFGIKDYRFRLSYRDPADKEKYFDNDAIWETAQRQLKETMDELGLPYFEAEGEAAFYGPKLDVQVRTALGKEETLSTVQLDFLLPERFDLTYTGPDGKDHRPIVLHRGVVSTMERFVAYLIEEYKGAFPTWLAPVQVKLIPVSHVHDEYVAEVKAELVKRGVRVETDLRDEKLGYKIREAQMKKIPMTLVLGDKERDERAVNIRRYGQQEQVSATLDEFLSSLTAEIANRSR, encoded by the coding sequence ATGATTCAATTGACATTTCCAGATGGGGCCGTCAAAGAGTTTGAGGCCGGCATCACAGCAGAAGAAGTAGCAGGTTCGATTAGTCCAGGACTCCGAAAAAAAGCAATCGCCGCCAAAATCGATGGTGAGATGATCGATTATCGTCGTCCGATTGAACAGGACGGTAAAATCGAGCTCGTCATGCCGGATTCGGAAGAGGGCATCGATTTGATGCGCCACTCGTCAGCCCACTTGATGGCCCAAGCCATCAAACGGTTATACGGGGAAGAAGGCAGCATCTACCTCGGCATCGGACCGACGATCGAGAACGGTTTTTATTATGATATCGAGATGGATCGCCGCATCAACGAAGAAGATCTCCCTGAAATCGAGAAAATGATGAAGCGAATCGTCGACGAGAACTTGGACATCACACGTGAAGTCGTGTCGCGCGACGAGGCGCTCGAACGCTACAAGGCGCTCGGAGACCCGCTCAAAATCGAATTGATTGAAGATATCCCGTCGAGCGAGACGCTCACGATTTACCATCAAGGCGAATTTTTCGACTTATGCCGTGGGCCGCACGTCCCGTCGACATCGAAGTTGAAAGTGTTCAAGTTGATGAGCGTGGCCGGGGCGTACTGGCGCGGCGACTCGGACAATAAGATGCTCCAACGCATTTACGGAACGGCGTTCGCGACGAAAGAACAACTCGCGGAACACTTGCGTCTATTGGAAGAAGCGAAAGAGCGCGATCACCGCAAGCTCGGGAAAGAACTCGATCTCTTCTTCGTGTCGCAAGAAGTCGGCCAAGGTTTGCCGATGTGGCTCCCGAAAGGTGCCTCGATCCGTCGGACGGTCGAACGTTATATCGTCGACAAAGAGCTCGAGCTCGGGTATCAGCACGTCTACACACCGGTCCTCGGTTCGGTCGACCTGTATAAGACGTCTGGTCACTGGGATCACTATCAAGACGACATGTTCCCGAAAATGGAGATGGACAACGAGGAACTCGTCCTTCGTCCGATGAACTGTCCGCACCACATGACGATTTATAAACATGAGCCGCGCTCATATCGCGAACTCCCGCTTCGCATCGCCGAGCTCGGCGGTATGCACCGTTACGAGATGTCAGGTGCGCTCACAGGCCTCCAACGCGTCCGTTACATGGTGTTGAACGACGGGCACACGTTCGTCACACCGGAACAGATGAAGCAAGAGTTCAAAGATATCGTCCACTTGATTCAAGAAGTGTACGCTGACTTCGGCATCAAAGACTATCGTTTCCGCTTGTCGTACCGTGACCCGGCCGACAAAGAGAAATATTTCGACAACGACGCAATTTGGGAAACAGCCCAACGCCAGTTGAAAGAGACGATGGATGAGCTCGGTCTCCCGTATTTCGAAGCGGAAGGTGAAGCGGCATTTTACGGACCGAAACTCGACGTCCAAGTCCGGACGGCGCTCGGCAAAGAAGAGACGTTGTCGACGGTCCAACTCGACTTCTTGCTCCCTGAGCGGTTCGACTTGACGTACACAGGACCAGACGGCAAAGACCATCGCCCAATCGTCCTTCACCGTGGGGTCGTCTCGACGATGGAGCGTTTCGTCGCATACTTGATTGAAGAATATAAAGGCGCGTTCCCGACATGGCTCGCCCCGGTCCAAGTCAAATTGATCCCGGTCTCACACGTCCACGACGAATACGTCGCGGAAGTGAAAGCAGAGCTCGTCAAGCGCGGTGTCCGCGTCGAAACGGACCTTCGGGACGAGAAACTCGGCTACAAGATTCGGGAAGCACAGATGAAGAAAATCCCGATGACGCTCGTCCTCGGAGATAAAGAACGTGATGAGCGTGCAGTCAACATCCGTCGTTATGGACAACAAGAACAAGTATCGGCCACGCTCGATGAATTCTTGTCGTCACTTACAGCAGAGATCGCCAACCGTTCACGTTAA
- a CDS encoding DUF1002 domain-containing protein has product MKPLVALTIGSVVATSMIPKVNAEAIVDDTIVTLGESLSASQRDWVLERVEAPAGIEPIITTAADEDKYLGDAVPQAQRGGGMYSSARIKLTDGTGLDIKTENVTWVTEDMYANALVTAGVTDADIYITSPIRVTGTSALTGIMKAYDQTAAETGIQLSEERKDLAQEELAVTSEIGKTVGQEDVAGLMNEIKAEIANKAPETNIEIRDIVIQVLNQNNVQLSDTQLTQLTTLFENMQQANLDWGAISNGLQGAGQDVQAFLETEEVQGFFARLFEALSNFFKSLTN; this is encoded by the coding sequence ATGAAACCATTAGTGGCGTTGACGATCGGTTCGGTCGTCGCGACAAGCATGATTCCAAAAGTAAACGCAGAAGCCATCGTCGATGATACGATTGTCACACTCGGAGAGTCGTTATCGGCGAGCCAACGGGACTGGGTGCTCGAACGGGTTGAGGCACCGGCGGGGATTGAGCCGATCATCACGACCGCAGCCGATGAAGATAAATACTTAGGGGATGCCGTCCCGCAAGCGCAGCGCGGCGGGGGGATGTATTCATCAGCCCGCATCAAACTGACCGACGGGACCGGGCTCGATATCAAAACGGAGAATGTCACATGGGTGACCGAAGATATGTATGCGAATGCTCTCGTGACGGCAGGCGTCACGGATGCCGATATTTATATCACGTCGCCGATTCGCGTCACCGGGACGTCGGCTTTGACGGGCATCATGAAAGCCTATGATCAGACGGCCGCGGAGACGGGCATTCAATTGAGCGAGGAACGGAAAGACTTGGCGCAAGAAGAGCTCGCGGTCACCTCTGAGATCGGGAAGACGGTCGGGCAAGAAGATGTGGCCGGACTCATGAACGAGATCAAAGCAGAAATTGCGAATAAGGCACCGGAGACGAACATCGAGATTCGAGATATCGTCATCCAAGTGTTGAATCAAAACAACGTCCAACTGTCTGATACGCAGTTGACGCAATTGACGACGTTGTTCGAGAACATGCAGCAGGCGAACCTCGACTGGGGTGCAATCAGCAATGGGTTACAAGGGGCCGGTCAAGACGTTCAGGCGTTTCTCGAGACCGAGGAAGTCCAAGGCTTCTTCGCCCGTTTGTTCGAAGCGCTCAGCAACTTCTTCAAGTCGTTGACGAATTGA
- the infC gene encoding translation initiation factor IF-3 has protein sequence MEVLTISKELFINENIRAREVRLIGADGAQLGVQSRNEALRLAEEAELDLVLVADKANPPVAKIMDYGKYRFELQKKEKEARKNQKVIQLKEVRLSPTIEENDFQTKLRNARKFLENGNKVKASIRFRGRAITHSEIGRRVMEKLAAECADLATVEQKPKMEGRSMFLVLAPKKED, from the coding sequence ATGGAGGTGCTAACCATTAGCAAAGAGCTCTTTATCAACGAAAACATTCGTGCCCGTGAAGTTCGCTTAATTGGAGCGGACGGTGCACAACTCGGTGTGCAATCGCGTAATGAAGCATTACGTTTAGCAGAAGAGGCTGAACTCGATCTCGTCTTGGTCGCCGATAAAGCTAACCCACCGGTCGCTAAAATCATGGACTATGGGAAATACCGTTTCGAACTCCAGAAAAAGGAGAAAGAAGCGCGTAAAAACCAAAAAGTCATCCAATTGAAAGAAGTACGCCTCAGCCCGACAATCGAGGAAAACGATTTCCAAACGAAATTGCGTAACGCTCGCAAATTCCTTGAAAATGGAAACAAAGTGAAAGCGTCGATCCGTTTCCGCGGACGCGCCATCACACACTCGGAAATCGGCCGACGCGTTATGGAAAAATTGGCGGCGGAATGTGCCGACTTGGCAACAGTTGAGCAAAAGCCGAAGATGGAAGGACGCAGCATGTTCTTAGTGCTGGCTCCGAAGAAAGAAGATTAA
- the rpmI gene encoding 50S ribosomal protein L35 produces the protein MPKMKSHRGASKRFKRTASGKLKRSHAYTSHLFGNKSTKAKRKLRKGAIVSAGDFKRIRNMIAK, from the coding sequence ATGCCGAAAATGAAATCGCACCGTGGTGCTTCTAAACGTTTCAAACGTACTGCATCAGGTAAACTCAAGCGTTCACACGCTTACACAAGTCACTTGTTTGGTAACAAATCGACTAAAGCGAAACGTAAGCTCCGTAAAGGTGCTATCGTATCAGCTGGAGACTTCAAACGCATTCGCAACATGATCGCGAAGTAA
- the rplT gene encoding 50S ribosomal protein L20 — protein sequence MPRVKGGYTTRQRRKKQIKLAKGYFGSKHILFKVAKQQVMKSLMYAYRDRRQKKRDFRRLWITRINAAARTNGLSYSRMMHGLKLAGIDINRKMLAELAVTDAQAFASLADTAKSKLNA from the coding sequence ATGCCACGCGTAAAAGGCGGTTATACGACTCGTCAACGTCGTAAAAAGCAAATCAAGCTTGCCAAAGGTTATTTTGGCTCGAAACACATTCTATTTAAAGTAGCAAAACAACAAGTCATGAAGTCACTCATGTACGCTTACCGTGACCGTCGTCAAAAGAAACGTGATTTCCGTCGTCTTTGGATCACACGTATCAATGCGGCAGCACGCACAAACGGCCTCTCATACAGCCGTATGATGCACGGCCTCAAGCTCGCAGGGATCGACATCAACCGTAAGATGCTTGCTGAGCTTGCTGTGACAGATGCACAAGCATTCGCGTCACTTGCTGATACAGCTAAATCAAAATTGAACGCGTAA
- a CDS encoding dUTP diphosphatase gives MNWTTLFDRQRELDERIKEEHQLSGNQFDERLLALLVELGELANETRSFKFWSTKGPSPQDVILEEYVDGIHFLLSLGLALGYERDSFPAGSSYLDATDAFLDVFRKVTNFGLSKTEPMYETLMAAYLELGYTLGINEELMAMAYMAKNEKNHERQNQGY, from the coding sequence GTGAACTGGACAACATTGTTTGATCGGCAGCGTGAATTAGATGAGCGGATCAAAGAAGAACATCAATTATCCGGGAACCAATTTGATGAGCGTTTGCTTGCTTTGCTCGTCGAGCTTGGTGAACTCGCCAATGAGACCCGTAGTTTTAAATTTTGGTCAACGAAGGGCCCGTCGCCTCAAGACGTGATCTTAGAAGAGTATGTCGACGGTATTCATTTCTTATTGTCGCTCGGACTTGCCCTCGGGTATGAACGTGATTCGTTCCCGGCAGGTAGCTCGTATCTTGACGCGACTGACGCTTTTTTAGACGTGTTCCGCAAAGTGACGAACTTTGGTTTGTCGAAAACGGAACCGATGTACGAGACGCTGATGGCGGCTTATCTCGAACTTGGCTATACGCTCGGGATCAATGAAGAGTTGATGGCGATGGCGTATATGGCGAAAAATGAAAAGAACCATGAGCGACAAAATCAAGGTTACTAA
- a CDS encoding M42 family metallopeptidase, whose protein sequence is MNESLHMLKRLTDATGVPGNEGEVRSLMREYLEPHVETFEQDGLGSLFGRVTGDAEGPRVMIAGHMDEVGFMVTRVEEGGFLRFQALGGWWNQVLLAQRMDVVTRSGEKIPGVIGAKPPHVLPVEARKKPVEIKDMFLDIGATSKEQVAEWGIRPGDTVVPHCEFTVMKNEDFLMAKAWDNRIGCAIAIEAAKRLKNEQVPGVVYTGATVQEEVGLRGAVTAANLVKPDVAIAVDTGIPGDTPGMTPAEGLSKLGEGVQVIFFDATTVTNPRLIDLIVDVAKENDIKYQLDLTPGGGTDAGRFHLSGVGMPAVALTVPVRYLHTNVSIIHKADYEAAVDLVVALTKRLDQETVQWLKEG, encoded by the coding sequence ATGAACGAATCATTACATATGTTGAAACGCTTGACGGATGCCACAGGTGTCCCTGGAAATGAAGGTGAAGTCCGCTCACTCATGCGTGAGTATTTAGAACCTCACGTCGAAACGTTCGAACAGGATGGGCTCGGCAGTCTGTTTGGTCGAGTGACGGGCGATGCGGAAGGTCCGCGTGTCATGATTGCCGGTCATATGGACGAAGTCGGGTTCATGGTCACGCGCGTTGAAGAGGGCGGTTTCCTCCGCTTCCAAGCACTCGGCGGCTGGTGGAACCAAGTTCTCCTCGCACAGCGCATGGACGTCGTCACACGCTCGGGAGAGAAAATCCCAGGCGTCATCGGTGCCAAACCACCTCACGTCCTTCCGGTCGAGGCACGCAAGAAGCCGGTTGAGATCAAAGACATGTTCCTTGATATCGGTGCAACGTCGAAAGAACAAGTGGCCGAGTGGGGCATTCGTCCGGGCGATACGGTCGTCCCGCATTGTGAGTTCACGGTCATGAAGAACGAAGATTTCTTGATGGCGAAAGCATGGGATAACCGAATCGGTTGTGCCATCGCGATCGAGGCGGCGAAACGTTTGAAGAACGAACAAGTACCAGGTGTCGTCTACACTGGAGCGACGGTCCAAGAAGAAGTCGGGTTGCGTGGCGCCGTCACGGCCGCCAACTTGGTCAAACCAGACGTCGCCATCGCCGTCGATACAGGCATTCCTGGAGATACGCCAGGAATGACACCGGCAGAAGGATTGTCGAAACTCGGGGAAGGGGTCCAAGTCATCTTCTTTGATGCGACGACCGTCACGAACCCACGCCTCATCGATTTGATTGTCGACGTGGCCAAAGAGAACGACATCAAGTACCAATTGGATTTGACGCCGGGCGGCGGGACAGACGCAGGTCGGTTCCATTTGTCTGGAGTCGGGATGCCGGCCGTCGCGCTCACGGTGCCGGTCCGTTATTTGCATACGAATGTCTCGATCATTCACAAAGCAGATTATGAAGCAGCCGTCGATTTGGTCGTAGCGCTCACGAAACGACTCGACCAAGAAACGGTTCAATGGTTGAAAGAGGGATAA
- a CDS encoding TrmH family RNA methyltransferase, translated as MTKITSTKSETIKRLKRLMTKKGRQESGQFLVEGEHLVDEAIRAGRLVQLIMGESYTPKGSWRLDEMPVLELSDHVADLLSETEKTQGVFAVVKMAPVERKMKHVLVLDRIQDPGNLGTMIRTADAAGFDTVLLGKGTVDPFNAKVVRATQGSLFHVNVRSVDLLETLPELKSEGFHVYGTALAKATSYEQVDFKDKVALVIGNEAQGVHNDVLDLCDTRVHIPVLGDAESLNAAVAAGILMYRIALQ; from the coding sequence ATGACGAAAATCACGTCTACGAAAAGTGAGACGATCAAACGCTTAAAGCGATTGATGACAAAAAAAGGCAGACAAGAGTCCGGGCAATTTTTAGTCGAAGGGGAGCATTTGGTCGACGAGGCGATTCGTGCCGGACGACTCGTTCAGCTGATTATGGGGGAATCGTATACCCCGAAAGGATCGTGGCGCCTCGATGAGATGCCGGTCCTCGAACTATCGGACCATGTGGCCGACCTGTTATCTGAAACGGAGAAGACGCAAGGCGTCTTCGCCGTCGTCAAGATGGCCCCGGTCGAACGGAAGATGAAGCACGTCCTCGTCCTCGACCGGATTCAAGACCCGGGTAACCTCGGGACGATGATTCGCACGGCCGATGCGGCCGGATTTGACACGGTCCTCCTCGGCAAAGGGACGGTCGACCCGTTCAACGCCAAGGTCGTCCGGGCGACGCAAGGTTCGTTGTTCCACGTGAACGTGCGCTCGGTCGATTTGCTCGAGACGCTGCCAGAACTGAAGAGCGAAGGCTTCCATGTGTATGGGACCGCACTCGCGAAAGCGACGTCTTACGAACAAGTCGACTTCAAGGACAAAGTCGCGCTCGTCATCGGCAATGAGGCGCAAGGCGTCCATAACGACGTACTTGATTTATGTGACACGCGCGTTCATATCCCGGTTCTCGGCGATGCCGAATCATTGAACGCGGCTGTTGCGGCGGGCATCCTCATGTACCGGATCGCATTACAATAA
- the pheS gene encoding phenylalanine--tRNA ligase subunit alpha, producing the protein MKEQLEQLQQEALHEIQAASSQKELNDVRIKYLGKKGPMTEVLRGMGKLSPEERPVVGELVNTVRTTIQDTLEARIEEVKAVELEAKLAAETIDVTLPGRTALPGHTHLLQQIVDEMEDLFVGLGYTIAEGPEVETDLYNFEMLNLPKDHPARDMQDSFYITDETLLRTHTSPVQARTMLQADGKPIRIICPGKVYRRDEDDATHSHQFMQIEGLVVDEHISMADLKGTLEVFVKQLFGETREIRLRPSFFPFTEPSVEVDISCFKCGGKGCNVCKGTGWIEILGGGMVHPRVLEMAGYDATKMSGFAFGIGVERMAMLKHGVDDIRHFYTNDLRFIEQF; encoded by the coding sequence ATGAAAGAACAGTTAGAACAATTACAGCAAGAGGCATTGCATGAGATTCAGGCGGCTTCGTCGCAAAAAGAATTGAACGATGTCCGCATCAAATATTTAGGGAAGAAAGGTCCGATGACCGAGGTGCTTCGTGGGATGGGGAAACTTTCTCCTGAAGAACGTCCGGTCGTCGGAGAGTTGGTCAACACGGTCCGGACGACGATCCAAGACACGTTAGAGGCACGGATCGAGGAAGTGAAGGCGGTCGAACTTGAAGCGAAACTCGCGGCTGAGACAATCGACGTCACACTACCGGGTCGGACGGCGCTGCCGGGCCATACCCATTTACTTCAACAAATCGTCGATGAGATGGAAGACTTGTTCGTCGGGCTCGGCTATACAATCGCCGAAGGCCCGGAAGTCGAGACAGACCTGTACAACTTTGAGATGCTCAACTTGCCGAAAGACCATCCGGCACGTGATATGCAAGACTCGTTCTATATCACGGATGAGACGCTTCTCCGGACACACACGTCACCAGTTCAGGCCCGGACGATGCTCCAAGCCGACGGGAAACCGATTCGAATCATCTGCCCGGGGAAAGTGTACCGCCGCGACGAAGACGACGCGACACACTCACACCAGTTCATGCAAATCGAGGGGCTTGTCGTCGATGAGCACATCTCGATGGCTGATTTGAAAGGCACACTCGAAGTGTTCGTCAAGCAATTGTTCGGTGAGACGCGTGAGATTCGTCTTCGCCCGAGCTTCTTCCCGTTCACGGAACCATCAGTCGAAGTTGATATCTCTTGCTTCAAATGCGGAGGCAAAGGCTGCAACGTCTGTAAGGGAACAGGCTGGATTGAGATTCTCGGAGGCGGCATGGTCCATCCACGCGTTCTCGAGATGGCTGGCTATGACGCCACGAAGATGTCTGGATTCGCATTCGGGATCGGCGTCGAACGGATGGCGATGTTAAAACATGGAGTAGACGATATCCGTCACTTCTATACAAACGATCTACGTTTCATCGAGCAATTCTAA
- the pheT gene encoding phenylalanine--tRNA ligase subunit beta, with product MLLSKKWLNQYIDVSDLSGQELGDLITKNGIEVESVISRAEGLSGLVVGHVLSCEKHPEADKLNVTTVDIGADSPVQIVCGAPNVATGQHVIVATVGARLPGLKIKKAKLRGVESQGMICSLEELGFEKKQIREDEQDGIHTFRESVEVGADVISLLDLDDEVIELGLTPNRSDCLSLYGIIHEVAAILERPYTLPSADVTTEAPNAVSVRLETDNCPYYATRRVDGVTIGDSPQWLKNVLIAEGVRPINNVVDVTNYVMLELGQPLHAFDTAKLGTTIAVRQAHDGEEIVTLDDVTRTLDATMMVITDGERPVAIAGVMGGANTEVDATTSSIILESAYFAPASVRKTSRTLGLRSDSSARFEKGVDPERLQLALDRAAELIVEVSGGTISDIVVAGDKASAARTIDVSVAYINHRLGMDLEQATIVRILERLGLDVTGDETLTVHVPSRRPDLELPADITEEVARLYGYDSLPSTLPASRSKGYLPRENVLRRRVRRVLQGTGLSQAITYSLTSVGHAARFSGEGSDKVNLAMPMSEERSVLRTSLVPGLLEAARYNTSRQQANVRLYETGRVYVEEGETLPRETERVAGVLTGLWYDHRSQGTRVPVDYFVAKGIVDTLLHALRIDATYEAATIADMHPGRTANVLVDGRVIGYVGQVHPGVSKEAYGLKEVYVFELDLDVLHQTAQLVYEDVPRFPSISRDLALVLKRDIPAGQVEATIKQAAGPLLIDLAVFDVYVGENVGDDEKSIAFSLKYQDPTRTLQDEEVTASYEAILAAVQAAHGAEVRA from the coding sequence ATGTTATTATCGAAAAAATGGTTGAATCAATATATTGATGTATCAGACTTGAGCGGGCAAGAACTCGGAGACTTGATCACGAAGAACGGAATCGAAGTCGAGAGCGTCATCAGCCGCGCTGAAGGATTGTCAGGACTCGTCGTCGGTCACGTCCTCTCGTGCGAGAAGCATCCCGAAGCGGACAAGTTGAACGTGACGACGGTCGATATCGGTGCGGACAGCCCGGTGCAAATCGTCTGCGGCGCACCGAACGTCGCGACCGGACAGCACGTCATCGTGGCGACGGTCGGAGCTCGTCTCCCAGGACTCAAAATTAAGAAAGCGAAACTGCGTGGTGTCGAGTCACAAGGCATGATCTGCTCACTCGAGGAACTCGGTTTTGAGAAGAAGCAGATTCGTGAAGATGAACAGGACGGCATCCATACGTTCCGTGAATCGGTCGAGGTCGGTGCGGACGTCATCAGCTTACTCGACCTTGACGACGAAGTGATCGAGCTCGGGTTGACACCGAACCGCTCGGATTGCTTGAGCCTATACGGAATCATCCATGAAGTCGCGGCCATTCTCGAGCGCCCTTACACGCTTCCGTCGGCAGATGTGACGACGGAAGCACCAAACGCGGTCAGTGTCCGTCTTGAGACAGACAACTGCCCGTACTACGCGACACGTCGCGTCGATGGTGTCACAATCGGAGATTCGCCACAATGGCTGAAGAACGTCTTGATTGCCGAAGGTGTCCGGCCGATCAACAACGTCGTCGATGTGACGAACTATGTCATGCTCGAGCTCGGCCAGCCGCTACATGCGTTCGATACGGCGAAACTCGGGACGACGATTGCTGTCCGTCAAGCGCATGACGGCGAAGAAATCGTCACGCTCGATGACGTGACGCGCACGCTCGATGCCACGATGATGGTCATCACGGACGGTGAACGTCCTGTCGCCATTGCCGGCGTCATGGGCGGTGCGAACACAGAAGTCGATGCGACGACGTCGAGTATCATCCTCGAGTCGGCCTACTTCGCACCGGCATCGGTCCGGAAGACGAGCCGTACGCTCGGATTGCGTTCGGATTCGAGTGCCCGCTTTGAAAAAGGAGTCGACCCGGAACGGTTGCAACTGGCCCTCGACCGTGCCGCCGAGCTCATCGTCGAAGTGAGCGGTGGCACGATCAGCGACATCGTCGTCGCTGGGGACAAAGCTTCAGCGGCCCGGACGATCGATGTCTCGGTCGCCTATATCAACCATCGCCTCGGGATGGACCTCGAACAAGCGACGATCGTCCGCATCTTGGAGCGACTCGGTCTCGACGTGACCGGAGACGAGACGTTGACGGTCCACGTACCGTCACGCCGGCCTGACTTGGAACTACCGGCCGACATCACGGAAGAAGTGGCGCGCCTCTATGGGTATGACAGTCTGCCGTCGACACTCCCGGCGTCGCGTTCAAAAGGGTACCTCCCACGAGAGAACGTGTTACGTCGCCGAGTTCGTCGTGTCCTTCAAGGGACAGGATTGTCGCAAGCGATCACGTACTCGCTCACGAGCGTCGGACACGCCGCACGCTTCAGTGGGGAAGGCTCGGACAAAGTTAACTTGGCGATGCCGATGAGCGAAGAGCGCTCAGTGCTCCGGACCTCACTCGTCCCAGGTCTCCTCGAAGCGGCGCGATACAACACGTCACGCCAACAAGCGAATGTGCGCTTGTATGAAACAGGGCGCGTCTACGTGGAAGAAGGCGAGACGTTACCACGCGAAACGGAACGCGTCGCCGGTGTATTGACGGGGCTTTGGTACGACCATCGCTCGCAAGGCACACGTGTCCCGGTCGACTATTTTGTCGCCAAAGGCATCGTCGATACGCTGTTGCATGCACTTCGCATCGACGCGACGTATGAGGCGGCGACGATTGCGGATATGCATCCGGGCCGGACTGCGAACGTCCTCGTGGACGGACGTGTCATCGGCTATGTCGGACAAGTCCATCCGGGCGTGTCAAAAGAAGCGTACGGTTTGAAAGAAGTGTACGTATTCGAGCTCGACTTGGATGTGTTGCATCAGACGGCACAACTCGTCTACGAAGATGTGCCACGTTTCCCATCGATCTCACGCGACTTGGCACTCGTCTTGAAGCGGGATATCCCGGCGGGTCAAGTCGAAGCAACGATTAAACAGGCTGCCGGACCGCTCTTGATCGACCTCGCCGTGTTCGATGTCTATGTCGGGGAGAACGTAGGAGACGATGAAAAATCGATCGCCTTCTCGCTCAAATATCAAGACCCGACGCGCACGCTTCAGGATGAAGAAGTGACCGCGTCGTATGAAGCAATCCTTGCGGCCGTTCAAGCGGCCCACGGCGCAGAAGTTCGCGCCTAA